The proteins below are encoded in one region of Sedimentibacter sp. zth1:
- a CDS encoding YlmC/YmxH family sporulation protein → MKLSEMYNKEIINIDTGENLGIFGDCDLLINEKTGEINSFVSGQASSFSFFKEQKKKEVTWRNIKKIGSDMIIIEEN, encoded by the coding sequence ATGAAATTAAGTGAAATGTATAATAAAGAAATAATAAATATTGACACTGGAGAAAATTTAGGAATCTTTGGTGATTGTGATTTGCTTATTAACGAAAAAACAGGCGAAATAAACAGTTTTGTGTCAGGCCAAGCATCTAGCTTTAGCTTCTTTAAAGAACAAAAGAAAAAAGAAGTTACGTGGAGAAATATTAAAAAAATAGGTAGCGATATGATTATTATCGAAGAAAATTAA
- a CDS encoding ABC transporter ATP-binding protein yields MSEILVVNNLNKSFKLSKKQQKIEKTKVKVKHAVNNLSFSVNEGEIFGLLGPNGAGKTTTLRMLATLIKPNSGDALIDGISVVNNPDEIRTKIGFLTSELKLEEFFTPNYLFDFFSDLHKVDVETRNIRKKKLFEKFGINDFAEIKVSNLSTGMKQKASLAISLAHDPNLIIFDEPTNGLDILTAKVVTDFLIELKNEGKTIIVSTHIFSLVEKICDRVGIIINGEMIKCDDLVNITKEKSLEDSFFEIYKKKVGE; encoded by the coding sequence ATGAGCGAAATTTTAGTAGTTAATAATTTAAATAAAAGCTTTAAATTATCTAAAAAACAACAAAAGATTGAAAAAACAAAAGTAAAAGTTAAGCATGCAGTTAATAACCTTTCATTTTCAGTAAATGAAGGTGAAATATTTGGATTGCTTGGACCAAACGGTGCGGGTAAAACAACAACACTTAGAATGCTTGCAACACTTATAAAACCAAATAGTGGGGATGCATTAATTGATGGTATAAGCGTTGTTAATAATCCAGATGAAATAAGAACAAAGATTGGATTCCTAACAAGTGAACTTAAACTTGAGGAATTTTTCACTCCAAATTACTTATTTGATTTTTTCTCAGATTTACATAAGGTAGATGTTGAAACAAGAAATATACGAAAGAAAAAACTGTTTGAGAAGTTTGGAATTAATGATTTTGCTGAGATAAAAGTATCAAATTTGTCAACTGGTATGAAACAAAAGGCTTCTCTTGCAATTTCTTTAGCGCATGATCCTAATCTAATCATATTCGATGAACCTACAAATGGATTAGATATTTTAACAGCAAAGGTTGTAACAGATTTTTTGATTGAGTTAAAAAATGAAGGTAAGACTATTATTGTTTCAACACATATTTTTAGTCTTGTTGAAAAAATATGTGATAGAGTAGGTATAATCATAAATGGTGAAATGATTAAATGTGATGACCTTGTAAATATTACAAAAGAAAAATCACTAGAAGATAGTTTCTTTGAAATATACAAGAAAAAGGTTGGTGAATAA
- a CDS encoding DNA translocase FtsK: MNNKKEKKTKPRNNSKSTTNRKKKISSKEKKQKEQILKKEIIGVILIAIASFLMFAVNQISQIGIIGDWIKIILHALFGRGMYILPFAIMFMGIIQLLNVIMYSEKKQIIAILGLFLCILILVSLGDVVNNNFFTQQDSIINIIKVSNNYNIDKVMGGGIFGNVFCFVFVKLVGITGTYILSSAFILIFTIIFTNKSMIGFFKMIINFIKKIGALIYNFVYVEVDNTDVNISEKGNKKPIKETEKQSNKNIEIFDYNSDHNQTKALQKNITQLKIDDLKEFSDDNQNNSKKSSKDKKIYFNKTKTVSVNVGPDSEIELLHSNEDENLFESEKQKSKEKENVENVKAKDSSIDLDANKLESIEYVLPDITLLNNPKKKTVNVKDDLRREAEKLLDTLHSFKIECNITQISKGPTITRYELQPAPGIKVSRITSLSNDLALSLATSDIRIEAPIPGKSAVGIEVPNKEKTNVIFKSLVESKEFKCEQTKVPFALGKDIAGKNIIGNIEKMPHLLVAGATGSGKSVCINTLIMSILYKAKPDEVKLILIDPKVVELSIYNGIPHLLIPVVTDPRKASNALNWAVSEMTTRYKIFASNSVRDIFSFNTKIMMENRENEKMPQIVIIIDELADLMQVAPGEVEESITRIAQLARACGIHLVIATQRPSVDVITGTIKANIPSRIAFAVSSYIDSRTILDASGAEKLLGKGDMLYHPIGIPKPIRIQGTFITDDEIKRVVDFVSKQRIQQKINNISKEIEKEPVQNEKVDDLLEKAIELVVSEGQASASYLQRRFSIGYNRAARLIDALEKRGIVSGREGSKPRKVLVTIEELEEMKE, from the coding sequence ATGAATAACAAAAAAGAGAAAAAAACTAAACCACGTAATAACAGTAAATCAACAACTAATAGGAAGAAAAAAATTAGCAGCAAAGAAAAAAAACAAAAAGAACAAATATTAAAAAAAGAAATTATAGGTGTTATTTTAATAGCCATAGCATCTTTCTTAATGTTTGCTGTAAATCAAATATCACAAATAGGAATTATTGGCGATTGGATTAAAATAATCTTACATGCTTTATTTGGTAGAGGTATGTATATATTACCATTTGCAATTATGTTTATGGGTATAATACAGCTTTTAAATGTAATAATGTATAGTGAGAAAAAACAGATTATTGCTATATTAGGTCTCTTTTTATGTATATTAATATTAGTATCTTTAGGTGACGTAGTCAATAATAATTTTTTCACTCAACAAGATTCAATAATTAATATAATTAAAGTTTCAAACAACTATAATATTGATAAGGTTATGGGTGGAGGAATTTTTGGCAATGTATTTTGCTTTGTATTTGTGAAATTAGTAGGAATAACGGGGACATATATTCTTTCATCCGCATTTATACTTATTTTTACTATTATTTTCACAAATAAAAGTATGATTGGTTTCTTTAAAATGATAATTAATTTTATAAAAAAAATAGGAGCTTTAATATATAATTTTGTATATGTTGAAGTAGATAACACTGATGTTAATATCAGCGAAAAGGGTAATAAAAAACCTATAAAAGAAACTGAGAAACAATCTAATAAAAACATAGAGATATTTGATTATAACTCAGACCATAATCAAACAAAAGCATTGCAAAAAAATATAACTCAATTAAAAATTGATGATTTAAAAGAATTTTCAGATGATAACCAAAATAATTCTAAAAAATCGAGTAAAGACAAAAAAATATACTTTAACAAGACTAAAACTGTAAGTGTTAATGTTGGGCCAGATTCTGAGATTGAACTTTTACATTCAAATGAAGATGAAAATTTATTTGAATCAGAGAAACAAAAATCAAAGGAAAAAGAGAATGTTGAAAATGTAAAAGCCAAAGATTCTTCAATAGATCTTGATGCAAATAAACTTGAATCAATAGAGTATGTTTTGCCAGATATAACTTTATTGAATAATCCTAAAAAGAAAACAGTTAACGTAAAAGATGACTTAAGGCGTGAGGCTGAAAAACTATTAGATACATTACATAGCTTTAAAATTGAATGTAATATTACTCAGATTAGCAAAGGACCTACTATTACTAGATATGAATTACAACCTGCACCTGGAATTAAGGTAAGTAGAATAACCAGTCTATCTAATGATTTAGCTCTAAGCTTGGCAACATCTGATATAAGAATTGAAGCTCCAATACCAGGAAAATCAGCAGTTGGTATTGAAGTTCCAAACAAAGAAAAGACAAATGTAATATTTAAGAGTTTAGTGGAATCAAAAGAATTTAAATGCGAGCAGACAAAAGTTCCTTTTGCGCTTGGCAAAGATATAGCTGGAAAAAACATAATAGGAAATATAGAAAAAATGCCTCACTTGTTAGTAGCAGGAGCAACTGGCTCTGGAAAAAGTGTATGTATCAATACTTTGATAATGAGTATTTTATACAAGGCAAAACCTGACGAAGTTAAATTGATTTTAATTGATCCTAAAGTAGTTGAATTAAGTATATATAATGGAATACCACACTTGCTCATTCCAGTTGTAACTGATCCTAGAAAAGCTTCAAATGCTCTGAATTGGGCTGTTTCTGAAATGACAACTAGATATAAAATATTTGCATCAAACAGTGTAAGAGATATTTTTTCATTCAATACAAAGATTATGATGGAAAATAGAGAAAATGAAAAAATGCCACAAATAGTAATTATTATTGATGAGTTAGCTGATTTAATGCAAGTAGCACCTGGTGAAGTTGAAGAAAGTATAACAAGAATAGCTCAGCTTGCAAGAGCATGTGGTATACATTTAGTTATAGCAACACAAAGACCATCAGTAGATGTTATAACAGGTACAATTAAGGCTAATATTCCTTCGAGAATTGCATTTGCTGTATCATCGTATATTGATTCACGTACAATACTTGATGCAAGTGGAGCTGAAAAGCTTCTTGGTAAAGGAGATATGCTTTATCATCCTATTGGTATACCAAAACCAATAAGAATACAAGGGACATTTATAACAGACGATGAAATTAAAAGAGTTGTTGATTTTGTTTCAAAGCAAAGAATTCAACAAAAAATTAATAATATTAGTAAAGAGATAGAAAAAGAACCTGTGCAAAATGAAAAGGTTGATGATCTTTTAGAAAAAGCCATTGAACTTGTAGTTAGTGAGGGGCAGGCATCTGCATCTTACTTGCAAAGGAGATTTTCTATAGGGTATAATAGAGCGGCAAGACTTATTGATGCATTAGAAAAAAGAGGTATTGTTAGTGGTCGTGAAGGTAGCAAACCACGAAAGGTACTTGTAACAATAGAAGAATTGGAAGAGATGAAGGAGTAA
- a CDS encoding DUF2785 domain-containing protein, whose amino-acid sequence MISEKQLFDKLITYSNQQWQISDDINPYELILDMIEHIGDVNPTLRDDLIYTGFYYIIYKYNRLSTEQLKHLVDICLSDKCLFNGLGEISDKVYTRTFTSLLLDIIVQMNNENSFLNEQELLHIYSEVMKYYKLENDYRGYDSVKGWGHSTAHTADTLCDLAKSEHLNKNELMEILNVIREKATINNLGYLYNEDERLINIIESIYERHILSDDEIVDWILSFDNYKRENIFPDRIIENTNRRNFLRSLYFRFLNKNYLESFLAATKKVLDDMHKFY is encoded by the coding sequence ATGATAAGCGAAAAGCAATTATTTGATAAGCTAATAACGTATAGTAATCAACAATGGCAGATATCTGATGATATTAATCCGTATGAGTTAATATTGGATATGATTGAACATATCGGTGATGTAAATCCAACACTGAGAGATGATTTAATTTATACAGGATTTTATTATATAATATACAAATATAACAGATTATCAACTGAGCAGCTAAAGCATTTAGTTGATATTTGTTTAAGCGATAAATGTCTTTTCAATGGATTAGGTGAAATATCAGATAAAGTTTATACAAGGACGTTTACTTCACTATTATTGGATATTATTGTTCAAATGAATAATGAAAATAGCTTTTTAAATGAACAAGAATTATTACACATATATAGTGAGGTAATGAAATATTATAAATTAGAAAATGATTATAGGGGCTATGACAGTGTTAAGGGATGGGGACATTCAACCGCCCATACTGCAGATACTTTATGTGATTTAGCTAAATCTGAACATTTAAATAAAAATGAGTTAATGGAGATACTTAATGTTATCAGAGAAAAAGCCACAATAAATAATCTTGGATATTTATATAATGAGGATGAGAGATTAATCAATATAATTGAAAGTATTTATGAAAGACATATACTAAGTGATGATGAAATTGTTGATTGGATTTTGAGTTTTGATAATTATAAAAGAGAAAATATTTTTCCGGATAGAATCATAGAAAATACTAACAGAAGAAATTTTCTGCGTAGCTTGTACTTTAGATTTTTGAACAAAAATTATCTTGAGAGTTTTTTAGCAGCAACTAAAAAAGTTTTAGATGATATGCACAAATTTTATTAG
- a CDS encoding ABC transporter permease yields the protein MKSSIVTIIKKEFARFFGDKRLFFTTVIMPGLMIYIMYSLMGGAFSNVFSVDEEYASKVNIVNLPQSVETMLSELSLDKKDITVDDVTVSKEQIVNEKLDLLIVFPENFDEIVPSFDNISNEKALNIDMYYNSASTKSQNIYSIISDILDKYETSLSNKFDINNTDEAHDLATEKASTGMMFSLIMPMLLMIFLFQACMAIAPESIAGEKERGTIAPLLVTPIKRSNLAIGKIIALAVIALLSGISSALGTMLSLPKLMNFGDVSAAVYGINDYILLGTVIISTILFLVAVVSILSANAKTIKEAQTSSAPLMFVITILGVTSMFGNGAKTELFYYFLPFYNSLQCMNSIFTFKVIQMNIIVAVLSNLAYTGIGVFVLAKMFKSEKIMFNK from the coding sequence ATGAAAAGCAGTATTGTTACAATTATAAAAAAAGAGTTTGCAAGATTTTTTGGTGATAAAAGACTTTTCTTTACGACAGTAATTATGCCTGGTCTAATGATATACATAATGTATAGTCTTATGGGAGGTGCATTTTCAAATGTATTTTCCGTTGATGAGGAATATGCTTCAAAGGTTAATATTGTAAACTTACCACAATCAGTAGAAACAATGCTTAGTGAATTGTCATTAGATAAAAAAGATATTACAGTAGATGATGTTACTGTATCTAAAGAACAAATAGTTAATGAAAAACTTGATTTACTTATAGTATTTCCAGAAAACTTTGATGAAATTGTTCCATCATTCGATAACATTTCTAACGAAAAAGCATTGAACATTGACATGTATTATAATTCAGCTTCAACAAAATCGCAAAATATTTATAGTATAATATCAGATATATTAGATAAATATGAAACATCGCTTTCAAATAAATTTGATATAAACAATACAGATGAGGCACATGATTTGGCTACTGAAAAAGCTTCAACAGGAATGATGTTTTCACTTATAATGCCAATGCTACTTATGATATTTTTATTCCAAGCTTGTATGGCAATAGCACCGGAATCAATTGCAGGAGAGAAGGAGCGTGGAACTATTGCACCACTTCTAGTAACACCTATTAAACGTAGTAATTTAGCTATTGGTAAAATTATTGCATTAGCAGTTATAGCATTACTAAGTGGTATTTCTAGTGCACTTGGTACTATGCTATCATTGCCTAAACTTATGAATTTTGGTGATGTCAGTGCTGCTGTATATGGAATTAATGACTATATACTATTAGGAACAGTTATTATCTCAACAATACTATTTTTAGTAGCTGTAGTTTCAATTTTATCTGCTAACGCAAAGACAATAAAAGAAGCTCAAACATCTTCTGCACCATTAATGTTTGTTATTACTATATTGGGTGTAACATCTATGTTTGGCAATGGAGCAAAAACAGAATTATTTTATTATTTCTTGCCATTCTATAATAGCTTGCAGTGTATGAATAGTATTTTTACATTTAAAGTTATTCAAATGAATATAATAGTTGCTGTATTGAGCAATCTTGCATATACAGGTATTGGAGTATTTGTACTTGCTAAAATGTTCAAAAGTGAAAAAATTATGTTTAATAAATAA
- a CDS encoding AI-2E family transporter, whose amino-acid sequence MAIVIYIYCFIKVFIVKYIINNKKGISIVELNKENLKKLRGLIVFTILVLVFIWKFNVVINVFQFLLGIISPFILGAGFAFILNVPMSFIERKFFEGKKIKDKKIVKSIKRPISLLITIVLIATVITLIIFVFVPQLSTTFVSLGANIQNFALMLKNWCIETFHNNQSVVDWVNSLEFNWEKIVQTIINFFKTGVGNVLNVSFSTAKSIISGIVMFFVALVFSIYIIVQKEKLSVQIKKVMYAFIHPIKVKKILDIASLTYKAFANFITGQCIEAVILGLMFVIIMSIIRLPYALPIGMLITVTALIPIFGAFIGCGVGAFLILMKSPIQALIFIIMFLILQQVEGNLIYPRVVGNSVGLPSIWVLVAVTVGGSLMGILGILIFIPLTSVIYTIFRAFVNKRLENKKIKFKMTE is encoded by the coding sequence ATGGCTATTGTTATATATATATATTGTTTTATTAAAGTATTTATTGTAAAATATATAATAAATAACAAGAAAGGAATTTCTATAGTGGAATTGAATAAAGAAAATTTAAAAAAATTAAGAGGCTTAATTGTATTTACCATATTGGTACTTGTATTTATATGGAAATTCAATGTGGTTATAAACGTTTTTCAGTTTTTGCTCGGAATTATCTCCCCATTTATTTTGGGAGCTGGATTTGCCTTTATACTAAATGTTCCAATGAGTTTTATTGAAAGAAAGTTTTTTGAGGGTAAAAAAATAAAGGATAAAAAAATAGTAAAAAGCATTAAAAGACCTATAAGTCTGTTAATAACTATAGTGTTAATTGCGACAGTAATTACTTTAATTATTTTTGTTTTTGTTCCACAGCTAAGCACAACTTTTGTTAGTTTGGGAGCTAATATTCAAAATTTTGCACTTATGCTAAAAAATTGGTGTATTGAAACATTCCATAACAACCAAAGTGTAGTAGACTGGGTTAATAGTTTAGAGTTCAATTGGGAAAAAATAGTTCAAACAATTATTAATTTCTTTAAGACTGGAGTAGGCAATGTTTTAAACGTTTCATTTTCAACTGCTAAAAGTATAATAAGTGGAATTGTAATGTTCTTTGTTGCACTAGTATTTTCAATTTATATTATTGTACAAAAAGAGAAACTGAGCGTTCAAATAAAAAAAGTAATGTATGCATTTATTCATCCCATAAAGGTTAAAAAGATACTTGATATTGCTTCATTAACATATAAGGCATTTGCTAACTTTATAACTGGACAATGTATAGAAGCAGTTATACTTGGTTTAATGTTTGTTATAATAATGTCGATAATTAGATTGCCATATGCATTACCTATAGGTATGCTTATAACAGTAACAGCACTTATTCCGATATTTGGAGCATTTATTGGCTGTGGTGTTGGTGCTTTTTTGATACTTATGAAAAGTCCAATACAAGCGCTGATTTTTATAATAATGTTCTTAATATTACAACAAGTAGAGGGAAATTTGATTTATCCTCGTGTAGTAGGAAATTCAGTTGGGTTACCATCAATTTGGGTTTTAGTTGCAGTTACTGTAGGTGGAAGTTTGATGGGTATTTTAGGAATACTAATATTTATACCATTAACATCTGTTATTTACACGATATTTAGAGCATTTGTTAATAAAAGATTAGAAAATAAAAAAATTAAATTTAAAATGACAGAATAA
- a CDS encoding NAD(P)-dependent oxidoreductase, protein MKFNKIVAVDYTGIDEFVHDELVSLCDELIMYDDFPTNENEIIKRCKDAECILVSWNTKITKNIIKNLPELKYIGMCCSLYDEQSANVDIKQARKQNIIVKGVINYGDNGVVEFIYSELIRLFKGLGEHQYKPEQIELEDINLGIIGLGTVGKMVADTGNFFNMNISYHSRNIKNVDYKYFSMEKLLKNSDVISTHLPRNIVCLGKNEFELFGDGKVLINTGLCPSFEIEAFEKWIENKHNFAILDIVSLTDDLIEKYGQYNNIIISSKCTGFTKNARRRLAKKVINNIEDMNFI, encoded by the coding sequence ATGAAATTTAATAAAATAGTAGCTGTAGATTATACAGGTATTGATGAATTTGTACATGATGAATTAGTAAGCTTGTGTGATGAATTAATTATGTATGATGATTTTCCAACAAATGAAAATGAAATAATAAAAAGATGTAAAGACGCTGAATGTATATTAGTATCTTGGAACACTAAAATAACTAAGAATATAATTAAAAATCTACCTGAGCTTAAATATATAGGCATGTGTTGTAGCCTATATGATGAACAGTCAGCAAATGTTGACATAAAACAGGCTAGAAAACAAAATATTATTGTAAAAGGTGTTATTAATTATGGTGATAATGGTGTAGTTGAGTTTATATATAGTGAACTTATAAGGCTTTTTAAGGGATTAGGTGAGCACCAATATAAACCAGAGCAAATAGAGCTAGAAGATATAAATCTTGGTATTATAGGTTTAGGTACTGTCGGAAAAATGGTAGCTGATACTGGAAATTTCTTTAACATGAATATTTCATATCATAGTAGAAATATAAAAAATGTTGACTACAAATATTTTAGCATGGAAAAACTTCTGAAAAATTCAGATGTTATATCAACACATTTACCAAGAAACATAGTATGTTTAGGAAAAAATGAGTTTGAACTATTTGGAGATGGTAAAGTATTAATCAATACAGGATTATGTCCATCATTTGAAATAGAAGCATTTGAAAAGTGGATTGAAAATAAACATAACTTTGCTATATTAGACATAGTTTCTTTGACCGATGATTTGATTGAAAAATATGGGCAATATAATAATATTATAATTAGCAGTAAATGTACAGGTTTTACTAAAAATGCTAGAAGGAGACTTGCAAAAAAAGTAATAAATAATATTGAAGACATGAATTTTATTTAG
- a CDS encoding exodeoxyribonuclease III: MKIVSWNVNGLRACITKGFMNFFNEVEADIFCLQEIKMMQDQAEIITPNYYQYWNSANKKGYSGTLIFSKKEPLSYSYGINGSYTDEGRLITLEFDNFYIVNCYSPNAKVELARIDYRMEFEDCFRKYLVELSSKKPVVMCGDLNVAHNEIDLKNPKSNIGNAGFSYEEREKFNNLLLSGFTDSFRYLYPDVKEKYTWWSYRFKARQNNAGWRIDYLVVSDCIKDKISDSIIHADILGSDHCPISLIIDL; this comes from the coding sequence ATGAAGATTGTATCTTGGAATGTAAATGGATTAAGAGCATGTATAACTAAAGGATTTATGAACTTTTTTAACGAAGTAGAAGCAGATATTTTTTGTCTGCAGGAAATTAAAATGATGCAAGATCAAGCAGAGATTATAACTCCAAATTATTATCAATATTGGAATAGCGCTAATAAAAAGGGATATTCAGGAACATTGATATTTAGTAAAAAAGAGCCATTATCGTATAGCTATGGTATAAATGGTAGCTATACAGATGAAGGAAGATTAATAACTCTAGAATTTGACAATTTCTATATAGTAAATTGCTATTCTCCAAATGCTAAAGTAGAGTTGGCAAGAATTGATTATCGTATGGAGTTTGAAGATTGTTTTAGAAAATATCTAGTCGAACTTTCCTCCAAAAAACCTGTCGTAATGTGTGGTGACTTGAATGTTGCACATAATGAAATAGATTTAAAAAATCCAAAATCAAATATAGGCAATGCTGGATTTTCTTATGAAGAAAGAGAAAAATTTAATAATTTGCTTTTAAGTGGTTTTACAGACAGTTTTAGATATTTGTATCCTGATGTTAAAGAAAAATATACATGGTGGTCTTATCGTTTTAAAGCAAGACAAAATAATGCAGGATGGAGAATAGATTACTTAGTTGTATCTGATTGTATAAAGGACAAAATAAGTGACTCAATTATTCATGCAGATATTTTAGGTAGTGATCATTGTCCAATAAGCCTAATCATTGATTTATAA
- a CDS encoding DUF975 family protein: protein MYSRLELKEHAQFSIKNSMTSPILNTILYFVIVIAISVINNLFMRSGGLTVSIIGIAISLFLGVLDISYKWYCLTISRDTHTTTSDMFKGLNEFFKVLRLEIAIGFFVLLWELIAIVPIIMIIYNSFDSSISYYFGSQFFMYLVITILSVPAIIASIRYSQAIFILADNNIGILEAINKSKKMMKKHIWEYFILNLSFVLWYILVCITFGLASIYVYPYYNITLATYYDELELDYQNENGKDFY, encoded by the coding sequence ATGTATTCAAGATTGGAACTAAAGGAGCATGCTCAATTTTCTATTAAAAACAGTATGACTAGTCCTATTTTAAACACTATTTTATATTTTGTCATTGTTATAGCAATTTCTGTAATTAATAACCTATTCATGAGAAGTGGAGGTTTAACAGTTTCAATTATAGGTATTGCAATATCATTGTTTTTAGGAGTTTTGGATATTAGTTATAAATGGTATTGTTTAACAATTTCAAGAGATACACATACAACAACATCTGACATGTTTAAGGGTTTAAATGAATTTTTTAAAGTATTACGTTTAGAAATAGCTATAGGCTTTTTTGTTTTATTATGGGAGCTTATTGCTATTGTACCGATTATAATGATTATATATAATTCCTTTGACAGCAGTATTTCATATTATTTTGGATCTCAATTTTTCATGTATTTAGTTATAACAATACTCTCAGTTCCTGCAATCATAGCTTCTATCAGATATAGTCAAGCAATATTTATTTTAGCTGATAATAATATTGGAATTTTAGAGGCTATAAACAAAAGTAAAAAAATGATGAAAAAACATATATGGGAATATTTTATTTTAAACTTATCTTTTGTTCTATGGTATATACTAGTTTGTATAACATTTGGTTTAGCGTCTATTTATGTATATCCATATTATAATATTACATTAGCTACATACTATGATGAATTAGAATTGGATTATCAAAATGAAAATGGTAAAGACTTTTACTAG
- a CDS encoding ClpP family protease codes for MGTASQPNPNKEICFLSIIGEIEGHNVLPPTTKATKYEHIIPQLISAELDPEVKGVMLLINTVGGDVEAGLAISELICSISKPTVSIVLGGGHSIGNALAVSTNYSFIAPTGSMTIHPIRTTGLVIGVPQTFRYFQKMQERITKFILDNSDVNRDKFMKYMYDTDEIANDVGTVLNGDEVVKLGLINETGGFKEAITKLRELIKENNNDN; via the coding sequence ATGGGTACAGCTAGCCAGCCTAATCCTAATAAAGAAATATGTTTTTTAAGTATTATTGGTGAAATAGAAGGACATAATGTACTTCCTCCAACTACAAAAGCTACAAAGTATGAGCATATCATACCTCAATTAATTTCGGCTGAGCTAGATCCAGAGGTTAAAGGAGTCATGCTTTTGATTAACACAGTAGGTGGGGATGTAGAAGCAGGGCTTGCAATATCTGAACTTATTTGTAGTATATCAAAACCTACAGTATCAATTGTTTTAGGTGGAGGACATAGTATTGGAAATGCCTTAGCAGTTTCAACAAATTACTCATTTATAGCACCAACAGGTAGTATGACAATTCACCCAATTCGTACAACAGGTTTAGTCATAGGAGTACCTCAAACATTTAGATATTTTCAAAAAATGCAGGAAAGAATAACTAAATTTATATTAGATAATTCCGATGTCAATAGAGACAAATTTATGAAATACATGTATGACACTGATGAAATTGCCAATGATGTTGGTACTGTACTAAATGGTGATGAAGTAGTGAAATTAGGACTTATAAATGAAACAGGAGGTTTTAAAGAAGCTATTACCAAATTAAGAGAATTAATCAAAGAAAATAATAATGATAATTAA